A section of the Deinococcus taeanensis genome encodes:
- a CDS encoding PLP-dependent aminotransferase family protein: MSASSAPPSLDLTERLSRRARTMNASAIREILKITQQPDVISFAGGLPAPELFPLEEVRQASLAVLDRFGPAALQYSTTEGHLPLREWIAAQAGIPAANVQIVTGSQQGLDLLGKVLIDEGDVVLVEAPTYLGALQSFQPYLPRYEQLPTDEGGIDVDALEGVLQRSGAKLLYAVPNFQNPTGRTLSAERRRRLVELTAQYGVLLIEDDPYGQLRFTGMPAPSLYQLGLELHGDVNRNHVIYSSSFSKTLVPGLRDAWVQAAAPVIAKLIQAKQGADLHTPTFNQMIIAELVHDVLPRQIERVREAYGQRARLMLERIRADFPQGVEYTTPEGGMFLWLTVPDGLDTQALLPRAVERKVAYVPGSPFYALGGGENTMRLSYSNATPAQITQGIRALGDTLREALN; encoded by the coding sequence ATGAGTGCCTCCTCTGCCCCGCCGAGTCTGGACCTGACGGAACGGCTGTCGCGCCGCGCGCGCACCATGAATGCAAGTGCCATTCGCGAGATTCTGAAGATTACGCAGCAGCCGGACGTGATCAGTTTCGCGGGGGGTCTGCCGGCTCCGGAACTGTTCCCGCTGGAGGAGGTGCGGCAGGCGAGTCTGGCGGTGCTGGACCGGTTCGGTCCGGCGGCGCTGCAGTACTCCACCACGGAAGGTCACCTGCCGCTGCGGGAATGGATTGCGGCGCAGGCGGGGATTCCGGCCGCGAACGTGCAGATCGTCACGGGCAGCCAGCAGGGCCTGGATCTGCTGGGCAAGGTGCTGATTGATGAGGGGGACGTGGTGCTGGTGGAAGCGCCGACGTACCTGGGCGCGCTGCAGTCCTTCCAGCCGTACCTGCCGCGGTACGAGCAGCTGCCCACCGATGAGGGCGGCATTGACGTGGACGCCCTGGAGGGTGTGCTGCAACGCAGCGGCGCGAAGCTGCTGTACGCCGTGCCGAACTTTCAGAATCCCACCGGCCGCACCCTGAGTGCCGAGCGGCGCCGGCGGCTGGTGGAACTCACCGCGCAGTACGGGGTGCTGCTGATCGAGGATGATCCGTACGGCCAGCTGCGCTTCACGGGGATGCCGGCGCCCAGCCTGTACCAGCTGGGGCTGGAGCTGCACGGGGACGTGAACCGCAATCACGTGATCTACTCCAGTTCGTTCAGCAAGACGCTGGTGCCGGGCCTGCGCGACGCGTGGGTGCAGGCGGCCGCGCCGGTGATCGCCAAACTGATTCAGGCGAAGCAGGGAGCGGACCTGCACACGCCGACGTTCAACCAGATGATCATCGCGGAGCTGGTGCACGACGTGCTGCCCCGGCAGATCGAGCGGGTGCGCGAGGCGTACGGGCAGCGGGCGCGGCTGATGCTGGAGCGCATCCGGGCGGACTTTCCGCAGGGCGTGGAGTACACCACGCCGGAAGGCGGGATGTTCCTGTGGCTGACCGTGCCGGATGGCCTGGACACGCAGGCGCTGCTGCCGCGCGCGGTGGAACGCAAGGTGGCGTACGTGCCGGGCAGTCCGTTCTACGCGCTGGGCGGCGGGGAGAACACCATGCGCCTGAGTTACAGCAATGCCACGCCAGCGCAGATCACGCAGGGCATCCGGGCGCTGGGTGACACGCTGCGCGAAGCGCTGAACTGA